The Periophthalmus magnuspinnatus isolate fPerMag1 unplaced genomic scaffold, fPerMag1.2.pri scaffold_125_arrow_ctg1, whole genome shotgun sequence nucleotide sequence ttttaatcaaaatctcacatactttaaatatttttaaaagtaaaaaaagattGAATATTCTGTATGTTAATGCTGATCAACATTATCAACATTTCACATCCACATCAAGGGGgaaataatatattaaaaaagaaacaaacataattttaagttaaatcattttatttcattatttcattttcaggtgaataaaaaacatgtcatttttaattttaatctgAACAAGTGATTTGTAATTATCACattaattttaaacatattcataCCGCAGTACCCTGAGCTCTAAAGTGTACATGTCACTGCTGGTGAAGCATTACAGCTGACAGTGGTGGTAGGGGCAGAAATGTGATGTGTTGTGGGTGTGCCTGCCTGAGCCTCTGGTTAAActggtttagtcacatttactaTGACAGAAATAGAGACACAAGGAGTTTCACTGGAACTCAAACAAATGCTGTCTTCCAGTAAAACCACAAATTGAACTGTGCATTTAgtgacaataaaatacaaaacagaacacattatataaaattatttaataTCAATTATATAAACAATAGCTCATGaactgtatatattttaaaaggccAATAAGAATACATATGTACCTAATGTTTCTATATTATATGTTATAGCTTGAACTTTTCATTGTTAATAGTTAATTGCATGCAGGAAGTAGTTAAAACTAGCAAAGCAGGTTCAGAAACACTCctgtttgaaatattaaaactgaAATCCATTTGTCctagaaaaaacaaactgcatcCAATATTTAAATACTTCAGCTTTAACCAACACATGTgcttaagaaaatacaaaaggTTCATTTTTCATGTACAGAGTCTGAAATAGGCCTAATCCATAAAAAAATCTCAAAGCAGCAGTTCAAACATATTAAACAGCATGTACAATTATTCAAATCATTATTTTTCAGAGTGAAATTTGGCTCACTTTGAGATAACAAAAAATGTGGCCACTTTTCAGCATCAGTCCTGTCATATtgttttacacataaaaaaaaaaaaaaaaaatcaaaaaagagTATATTGTCTCCAGAATGGGTTAACTTTAACCCAGTTCAGTACTGGGTTGGAGTGTAGGCAACAGACCCAGGTGGAGGCGTAGAGTAGGCTGGTTGGTAGGTATAACCTGGTTGGTATTCAGGTTGGTAGGTATAGGGTTGGTAGGTATAAGCCGGAGGTTGTCCTTGGTACTTTAGGGCCTCTGCTTCCTGGGTGCGTGGGGCATGCCTGCAAAGCAAGATCACTCCAGAGGTAAAGAGCAAAGCTGAGGTCACCCACCCGATGTAGAGCGCTTCGCCCAGCTCTCTCCTTTGGGCGTCAATGAGCAGAGGGTTGTAGAAATCACGGATAATAACATGTCCAGTCCAAGAAACGGGAATCAGTGTGGTTACGCAGCCCAACAAGAACAAGCTACCACCTACTACTAATACAATATGCTTGGTGCGGGCACGGTGGTCTATAGCTTTGGTGCATTTCATCCCAACTGCCGAAACGATTAGCGCGATTGTTGTCACTGCTACCGAGCTACACATGAGACCTCGAGCAGCTTGCAAATCAGGTGGGAGAAACAGCAAAGAATCATACACCTTACATTGCATTCGAATGTTAGCTTGACGGTAGCAGTTCATCCACAGACCTTCCCAGCGTGTTTCCATGACGATGATGTTTTCTTCGATGAATGCTGTGACTTTCCACATCGGGAGACCGGTGACTGCAGCAACGCCAATGAGACCGATGAATCCGATGACCAAGGCGACCACCTCACAACAAATTGCAGAGCGCCGGGCTTTCTTTTCATTATGTTTCTTCTCCTCGTAGACAGAATCCTGGTAGTAGTCACCATAAGTCTGTGGTTGTTTCGGGTTGTAGTAGGAGCCATCAACATAAGTTTGGGGTGGTTTGGTGTAGCCAGTGTAGCCGCTGTACCCAGTGTACAGAGAGGCCATattggtaaaaaaaagaataaaaatgaccAAACCAAGAAGCAAGTTGTCGTTTCCCTGTCACAGTCCAAAAATGAATCTAAGCAGCATAGCCAGTCAGGGAACTTATACACCCAAGAAAAAATGCTAATGTGAAGCAATGCAATCCTACTGGTCCGACAGCCTGAGAGTCGTCAGGTGAACAGGGATGAGTTATggagaatacactagttttgaatGCTAACTGGGCTAACAGCAGGTCATGTGATGTGATGATTACAAAGGAAATAGATTAAGTTGTAATTAAaggttttctgtgtaaaaaaaaaaaaaggattccAAGAACATAGGTCTATTGTATATTACATTAATGTACAGAGTTGAAGTCAGTCTCAAGTTATATTGGCAACTTATTAACAGCTTATGTTAGAATTAAACTTaaacctaaataaaaaaattgttagTTTTCTTGGCACTCAGAATTGGTGTAAGACCAATTTCCTCCTGTCTGCAGTGCATTATGGTACATAAATTTAGTTTCAAGATAActgcaatataaaaaaaattactttaaaaggtacagtgtgtaagtTTATGATGCATGTCATGCCAGAGCGCATGTTTGTAGTgcaatatacaaacaaaattaaacaaaaaaaacaacatgcttttatattgtttggctaagaagttacatattgtgtCTTTAAGTATACTTTGGTGAAATTATGCTTGCATAATGTCCTGTTGCCATATTTCACCATTTCCCCATGTGGGCGGTGGTCATGTTGTTGTGTTCAGGTACTTTTATGGCTGCACTGTAAACTCAACATGCAGTTCATGGGAAGAGCCtagatttattatatatttttacttaagcaaaTAATGTATACTTCACTATAAGAGCAGGCATTTGTACTTATTAGTTCTCAAAATGTCTGTGAAATATTGTTACCTTTTTGACTAAGAGTACTTGTACTTACCTAAGCaagtgagtacttcttccactacaaACCTCAGCATAATGTATCCTATAACCCAGATATTTTCTCACAACCATTCTCTACTGACTTGTTTTGCCGCAGCCCAGAGCCCTATCCTGTGTGTAAGTTGAGTGGCGCAGAGGTGTGGCAGAGAAACCAGAGAATGGCAGGTTTCAGTGTAAGCCCAGCTGGAGCTTCTGTGTGTCGTGCCGTTCACACCTTGTCACTGCCCTCCTCATGGCTCTGCTCCATAATGAATGAGAGCACTTTACTGTTCAGCTGCTCTTAACACATCTACATAACAAGTACTTATGCTCAATACTTTATTTGGAACATAGCTGGGGGTCCGGGCTCTCATCAGTGTAGATTTAAATGACCCATATCacaatattttctgatttatgttataatgttgtttcctcatcaaaaaatacctggggttgtgttttgtttcattcacacatttaactcacaaaccctgtatatttaggcttagttcttctcttaaacagaaaacactctgttccaccttgtgatgtcaggtcaggaaatgctccacgttgtttttaaacttcatacaccttcaccagaataattaggataatttcaaccccagtctctactgaacaaaaggcaaaaggtagctgttaacttgaaaactaccaccacatgacatcacaaggtggaacagagcattttgatctttgaagatgtaaacagactgctggattactcaaaacatgtgagaatgaaacaaaattctgggaatgtttttgaggaggcattaaaacatggtttaaagctcacacaactcattttaaataattgtaaataatgttcaacaatataacaaacatgtattcttagGTTTCAGCTTCCTAATGTATGCAACCTTTTAAGGACTTGTTGCAGCCAGGTGggcagagtagccaaaaattatactcaagtaagagtaacataaTAATATTGCTCAGTAGTGTtccaaaaaaatactcaagtaagggTAAAAAAGTAGTACTACTAGTAAGAGTGACTTAAAGAGTCACTGTCTGGACAAAGCATctgatttgaagtgaatgtatttGGAGAgacaaaaccttaaataaagcacaaaatctggtatttttcaAAGGATGGGCACAAAAGTGAGCCAAACGAAATCATAtatgaaggagctgcaagaaacacaaatgttcaaatcatttcatattgtcaacataattctcaagtcactttagacgtACTCAGAGtcggaagagtaaccaaaacttttactgaaGCAAGAGTACTgtacaataaacaaatattactcaagtaggaataaaagtatgctgctggaaaagcactctgaaaagtacaaaaagtttCTCAATTAAAATTAACTGAGTAAAAGTAATGgaaaacaattattttagttacaaatattttattttgtcattttgtacatttatcaacattaaaactaaaGTTTCAGCAAATGATAATGAAGAAGAAAGAAACTGATATTGTGATTTGTACAAAACACGTtttagtgtcaaaaacaaacattaccaggattaaatatttcaaataaaagtGGATTGGACACAGATTGACTGGGTCATTTCGAACTTTGGACCCTTGTGCAAGTTTCTTCTTGGAGCCCCTTTAATTTCTAAAAGAGACTCTCCCTTAGATCACCAGTGTCCTTGTCTTCTATTTGTCAAGGCAAACATATACAAGATCGTGTAATAGTGTTAGtgcaaaagtataaatatatgtgATATGGTCTCCACACTTTTCTCTGCGCGACCAGGAGACAAAAACTCTCTTATTTATCCTACAGAACTTATTAATTTGACTCCGAATCTACTTTTATCTGTCAACACTTAGGAGGGTCATATCCTAGTCAATGTTTCTTGCAGAAATAATAGTAGGCACTGATGTTATATAggcatacaaaaataaaatctgactGCAATGACAATGCTGAGATTTGTCAAACTCAACAGACATATTTAAACAAGTAAATATTTAATCGAATGAAAGAGTATGTAGCCAGTGCacttacaaattaaaaaaataactacaatcccaactgaacctgggttgccagaaccttaacctgcagatagaagacacgtacaagtttgtctcattcCCAGTAAATGGACAGGCCTAATGTGAAAACTCataacctccagaattcactcactgagctacagaggctgcactagcagtgcttcatgattggctgcatgtgctggggtttaggtagtaaccattcagatcagagagaatcTCTTTAGGGTTAAACCGACTGAATTTCAacattggaactggcaacccaaatgagagactcatgtgaggctcattctgcttttttatTGGATAAAAAACTGGCCCATgatgttcagtgtttttgtaattaagaataaatcagcattacagttgttatcagtaaaagctgtatttgattagttgactaatcaaATACAGCCATAACATTTTTACCTCTTACCTGGGGACACACAGGCCAAGTTTTACATACAGTCCCTTTAAGGGCAGACAGTTCCTTTATTGATTTGGTTGAAAAAAGGTTCTTATTTacttgatttaaacaacagttCAAAAGTATCAACACAGtattttttaaagtacattttgagtATACTTTTAAAGAAGTCTTCACACATACTCCATGGTCTTATGAGTGCTCGACGGCACCCTGTTCAGGTACACACTGCCCGCTGTAGGTACTAGAGCATACTCGCCCGGATACAGCCCTCCCTTCTCCTCGCCCCTCCTCTGGCAGAATCGCAGCAGGAGAATCACTCCAGTCGTAAGTAAGATTCCCGCGGTCGCCCACCCCACATATAGCACTGCTCCTAGTTCCCTCCTCTGTGCATCCATAAGTATTGGGTTGTTGAAGTCCCGTATAACTGTGTGTGCTACCCAGCACACCGGTATTAGCGTTGTCAGGCACGCTAGCAGGAAGAAAACTCCTCCAGTAGCTAGTGTCGTCGTTTTAGCCTCCAGGTGGTCAATGCAGCACGAAGTCACCTCACTTCCAGATATAGTAATGATGAACGCGATGACAGCTAGCACTATTGATGCACACATTAGGCCTCTAGAAGCTTGGAGCTCCACTGGTAAGATTAACAAAGAATCATAAACTTTGCATTGCATCCGATCAATTTGTTTGAAGCAGTTCATCCATAGCCCCTCCCATCTGTCTTCCATGACAATTAGGTTTGCGCCGATAAA carries:
- the LOC117393445 gene encoding claudin-8-like, which translates into the protein MASLYTGYSGYTGYTKPPQTYVDGSYYNPKQPQTYGDYYQDSVYEEKKHNEKKARRSAICCEVVALVIGFIGLIGVAAVTGLPMWKVTAFIEENIIVMETRWEGLWMNCYRQANIRMQCKVYDSLLFLPPDLQAARGLMCSSVAVTTIALIVSAVGMKCTKAIDHRARTKHIVLVVGGSLFLLGCVTTLIPVSWTGHVIIRDFYNPLLIDAQRRELGEALYIGWVTSALLFTSGVILLCRHAPRTQEAEALKYQGQPPAYTYQPYTYQPEYQPGYTYQPAYSTPPPGSVAYTPTQY
- the LOC117393447 gene encoding claudin-8-like, which gives rise to MRAKLEILALVLGSLGIIGIIAITAMPQWRVSAFIGANLIVMEDRWEGLWMNCFKQIDRMQCKVYDSLLILPVELQASRGLMCASIVLAVIAFIITISGSEVTSCCIDHLEAKTTTLATGGVFFLLACLTTLIPVCWVAHTVIRDFNNPILMDAQRRELGAVLYVGWATAGILLTTGVILLLRFCQRRGEEKGGLYPGEYALVPTAGSVYLNRVPSSTHKTMEYV